Genomic segment of Mercurialis annua linkage group LG6, ddMerAnnu1.2, whole genome shotgun sequence:
ACTTGCACTAGTGAATTAAGAATGAATAGAAGagcattttataaattatgtgaGATGTTGGAGAGTATTGGAGGCTTAAAACCAACAAGAAACATGCCTGTGGATGAACAAGTAGGGCTGTTTTTGCACATCCTTTCGCATCATCAAAAAAATAGAACTATCCTCACTAACTTTCAGAGGTCAGGAGAGACAGTCAGTCGATGTTTTCACAAGGTATTGGATGCCACTATGCGCTTGCAGAGACTGAAGTATGGACAGCTTATTTAGAGGTATTTCATTTCCATTTTTCTGATTCATTGTTATTTCTCTGCAGCAAACAAATTGCATTAGCTGAAATGTTGTCTTCACCATTTATGAACCCACTTATTACATTTTGGAGATGCTTTTGAAACTCCGAAATTGTTAATCATTATctgttctttttaatttattatgaatGTTAAATTGAGTGGCAATGGCAATAAGAGCCATGGTATTGCCTGATCCAAGTTGAcaatatatttattgattgtGTGTCATATTTTCTTTAGATGTGATAAATTCATTGATGCATAGTTATATCAGGAAAATGATTGACTTATTCGTCTATTTGTATGCGTTcccatttttttttgttgctcTTCTGTCCATTGTACTATTATCTTGGAAATGAAAAGCAACGTGCTAATGCTCACAACTTGCAAGAAACTATAGCTTGTTAAACAGCCGCAAGTTTTTgtgaatttgattttaattaatccaGCCGTTAAACAGCCGTAATTGAAGACACCAGACTTGGAGTATATACTTTGAAAGCATGATAATTAATCACTATATGCACTAAAGTGTTAGCTCCACACTTACTATGCTCAAAGTTTTTTTTCACTGATTTAGTTTAGTTTTGGATATTCTATGATGTACTTTggattattttatgataatttttttattgtagaGTCATAGAAAAGCTGCACCTTTTATGACAAAGAGTCTATGGTATTTTGAGGAGTTCTCGATGATTTATGGAAAGGATCGTGCAACAGGAAAAGATGCTCAAGGAGTTGAAGACATACTTGAAGAGATTCAAGTCGTAGAAGAGACCGGGGGAGGTGATAATGAAGTTGAAAGTGAGGCACATGGCACTAGTGAAGCTTCTGTTATAGGAACTAATGGCAAGACTGACGATGCTTCATCTAAAAAGCAAAAATCAAAAGGTAGTTCAACAGAATCATTCACTGCCGAGTCAATCATGAATGCAGCCATCTTGTTGAGTAAAGAAATGAAAGAAATTGGAAAGGAGATTAGTAAAAGTCTTGGAGTTGAGTTAACTATTCAAGAAAAGGCCGAACAATTGTTTGGAGTTTTGAATGATATTGAAGGATTGACAATGATTGAGAAATTTGCTGCTTTAAGAAAAATTCCAAAAGATCCTACTCAAATGTTGGTGTTTTTCAGTATTCCAGTCGAGCACAAACTTTTGTGGGTCAAAGAATTTCTCGCAGATACTTCCTTTTAACTAAATCTCTCGTGGAGCAACCGTTCTTGTTGGAAAATGTAAGTCTCGCTCGAAAGAATTGTTTGGTTATTGCAGAAAACTTATATGGCTTTATTGCTATATAATCTGattgctcttttttttttgataggGGGTATGAGCAATCAACAATGGGGTTACAGTGAATTAATGCTTTAAGATAACATtcttaagagtttttttttgtaagtcagtttgtaattgtttagGCAAGAGTTAAATTGAAGTTATCGGCGGAGCATTCCCGACATGTTCAGCATTTTAATTGTGgattttcttcatttttaatatttttatcatgtaGTTACTCTAGCGATACGAGAAATGTTAAATTGCAATTtgtatgattttgttttaaaaatatctgATACTATGGTGGTAAGATATTGAAAGTGGCTTcaatttgacttttaaaatgtgtaattagttttgaaataattgtaattttaatcTGTTTAtataagtttaggggttaagttattaaaaacaatttacatcttcaatttttattttattttacattttagaTTTTTTCCAGTTTTATGTTTCATATaatctaataattttaaaaaacaataatttacaTTTACTAGTTTTATTAGAAAAAGATTTTGAAAATATAGAAAACAACTCTCTAACTAAATATCTGATTATATTAGTTTTTGGATATTATAgtcatttacaaatatttatacCTATTCCATATATTAGTTTTGATGAACCAAATCATGGAATAGGAATAGGAATAGTTATTCTATATCATCAACCAAATCAAAGAATTGTAATAGGTATTCTATTCTTACGTATTCTATTTCTAAAGAATAGGTATTCTATTCCTAAGAATTTCTATtctatgaaccaaacatggcctatgTTCTATCTTAATCCAACCCACATTCTTTGCCACCTAAATGGGAATAACTCATATTCCATGCTGTCATTCTAGTTCATTACTTTTGTCACCATAACTGGATcatacattaaaatttaaaactaactcTAGCAAGGCGATGGGGGTGATTAGGGATGAGTAAATTtcggttaaattaaattaatcgatGTGTTTcagttaatttgattaattttacaATTTGGGCGGTTTTGttctattaataaaaaaatgttccattatatataattaagagATTGACAAATTCGgctaacaaattaatttttaaattttacgattgtttctttatttttaataatattcatTATATGTTTACCGAAATTACTGCATTAATTTAATTCgatcagtttgattttaaattttcaaatttgattattGATTGAACATTGATAAATCGCGGGAGTATTTATGGGTCCAAGTCACCGAAATCCGCCTAAAAACACGAATAAACTGGTTAGTTTGTGtttgagagagaagagagaacGTAAATAATATATAGAGAGAGTTCAAAAAAGAGTATTATTTAAGGTTTTATCtgaaaatatgtatatatgcaAGGATGCTTGCATGGACGAACCGGTTAGAAAGATAATAACGTGTACAATgtcattcttttaaaaaaaatcatatatatgCGGAGTGCGTAGAGTAACATTCTATAGTGACAGACGTTCCATTGAGTTAGCAGATTCTTGTGGTCATCTTTCCGGTGGGGTTTTACTGTCTCTTGTTGCGCAGTGAGTATATTTTCATGAGGATGAGACttttttgatttctttgatTTAGTATTGTATTATTTCAACAATGATATTGTACATCTCACATATTTGCTTCTATTTTCTGAGTTGAGTGTGGTTATTTAGATTTGCATTCGATCCTGAGCGGGCTTTGGGGTGATTGCCATTTATTTCACCTATActatatcataaaaataaaataatttaattattaataattttaatttaattttaatctaacCAATCAAATACTCATTACTCAATTGCGTGTTCGATATATGTGGTGAATTAGTGACGGGGTGGTGTGGATGGGTTAGCTGGAGCTGATGGTAGGAACGGAACGCACATGCTTGCACATGTTCAAATTTCTACGTACTCCTTCCTCTTGGCTAATTCCTTTCCTCAACTTGCTTACTTAATTTCGTAGGTCCTCCACCTTCTGCTGAACGGAACGCGCATGATAAAATTagcaaatacatttttaattttaaaaaactagcaatttagtccaaaattttataactttttatccGATTATAtctaaaagataaacaaatttatagaaataatcttttaagttattttcattattttataataaaataatttgtatttaaaaattataaacttttgtataaaaataaaaataatttacaacaatttatataaattataataaaaatctttcaactataaaataatatcataAAAGTAAATGAAAGgagttaaatattatttatcttttatcaattaaatattcaaTATTTCTTAAGGCATGCTTGAGTATAAGTAGTATAAATTGTAATACTATCAAACCAACTGTTATTATCTTTATTAAGAATATATTTGATAAGCAACCTATAAATTTGGATATATAAAACAACATGTATCTAGTGAAGTTCGAACTAAAAAAACCAATGACGTCCCAGCTCAATAGGCTAGAAGTGAGGTTTTGGGTTCAATtcttcataaaaataaaatggtggaaattatttaaaaatttatagaaatttatgAAAAGGACATGTTTGGACATTAAATTCGCAAGAGAAGGATACAAGCTCGATTGTGGCATCGTTCTGTCACGATGGAGAGTTTTAAAAGCAATGCATTCAATATAAACGACGTGAATGCATGGCGTAAAAAAATTGTACATATTTATAAACACTTATATACGTCAAATATTGTAAATGCTATAGTATTTATCTTGTACATCTCTggtaaaagaaaagtttaaactaaaaatcataaatagGATGATCACTGTTTGTTTCGGTTTGTAAATGATCAAAACCAAATTGAACTTTGCTAGTTTGTTCTATTGGTTATTCtgaatttgtttggtttgttttagtTGAGTTTGTTCAccctttataaaataaaataaaaaataacacatATTTCCATCCGCCATCACTAAAATTAAGTTTATAATTATTAGGattaaaactatatattacaatTTTCCGcgttctttttttaattttaagtacaAATTACCACTTTGTCTCATCTTTTTGCACAACCTTTCCAAATTTTTCATTATATAACCCGATTTGCATTTTAtgctttatttgtttataaaaatgaCGTCGTTTTTAGCAGTGTGGATGACCAAAACAGtgtcgttttaaacatttatctaTATATTCCACATAATGAAAGATTGTACAAGGTGAGACGTTTAATAATTTGTGCTTCAATcggaaaaaaacacaaaaagttGTGATATGGTAGCATTTTACCCTAATTATTGCAAttttcagttcggttcggtGAACCGAGCCctaaaccaaatccaaactgaaaattatattttctataaatCCTAAACCAAGTCATACAATATTATTAACTTTGATCAATCCTTTCTCAATTTTGGTTTGACTTAGTTCGGTTTTATAGTTTCGCTCGATTTTCTCAACCCCGATCATAAGTTAGAATATAACATTTTCACCACtgtattttttttgatgaatcactatattatatttatagtgacaaaattaagaaatattaccaaaaaataataatgaatcaTATACATTATAAGTTTTATTGGCaattaatatgtatttatttGAGGAAATAAATTATAGCCAAACTCTCATTTAACActttaaattttggatttagcaaattatatttaataaattgtaaTACAAGGAAAGATATATTTGTACTTATTCATAtttttgagttaatttataACTTGGACTTGCACTTatacacttttttttattgatcgGTTATTTTAAGTATGGAATGATAGACTGAAATATAGAAGTATCTAATGGTGTAAAAGAATCAAATTCCAAAATTACTAAAGTAAAGTATTGTTAATGCCGCGAGAATCGAAATGATATGACTTCTTATTTTTCTGAACCAAATCAAGCAGGGTGGCGGTCATTACCCCTCCTCTGTCAGTCAGAATACTCTTATGAATAGTTTAGCGACTGAGCCGCCTGCTCTAACGAGCAACCATTGCTCCTTccatttttgttaatattttattatgttgaacCCCGTAACTAGGATGTGCACTATTCGGTTCAAAATCGAATTAACCgattgaatcaaatcaaattttggTTTGATCagtttttagttaatttgattCGGATTTAATTTTAGAgtaattacaaaaattatatttatattttcctttcatattttaaaaattcatatattaatCCTTTTATTTATCCATTTATTTGCATTGaaattttatgttatatttatattttttgttgtaTGTTTTATAGTGGCTCTTATTTGTTATCTTctataactttattttattttatttttacttttattcaataaccttttatttttagtgattttcattttaacaattCATGGACATTATGTTGTATTTATGTAGACATAACTTCTATAGCTAAACATTTGTCATttgtgttttaaaatttgtactaTAATTATTTATGTACACAAATAAAATTGGAGTAGTGTACATTTTAacctcttaatttttttattattatgtaagTGGATTAACTGATCAATATATGATGTGttcataaattatataaaaaaagttaataaatctattttataatttttatttaaagggACAGAATGAgttcttttataaattataaaataatataataaaaaattgaaaaactagTCCAACAATTTATGATTTCGCTTCTGTACGAAAATTCTGACTCTGCAGTTAATGTTGGATTAATCAGTTAATAGTTGCTCTGCTGGTCGAATCTAAGGAAGTTCCCAGTATTCGGTCTTAATTAGCATTTGCCCTACACACACGTGCACATGCATATGCTATTTAATGTGACGATACGATTCTAATCAATAGAGTGATAGACTCTTTATTGCATTAATATGCATACACATTACATAAATCAGATTCTTATAAAAATAACCATCCGTCAAATTAATTGCATGAGCCACAAAATTATAATGACCCGccatatatgaaaaaaatatggcTTTCATAGTAATTAAGAAAATACTTCCTCCaatcttaaaaaaatagatgagttggtaagacGCTCTTCTAACTAAAGTGAGGTTGCAGGTTCGAACTGTAGTCATATACACAgctgtttaaaatttgagatTAGAATTTTGCCTCTCACAAGGAACCTACCTGGTTCGAGCgcggattagtctgaatgtaaaaaatttaaagatgtcGTCTTATAGTTTGGATTCATTTGGGACACCTAATGTACCGTGTactaaaaaaagaagaagaacataCCCCATCTATTctgtaaaaaaaaagaaacttttGATGTTTCATAAACAAAGATAATATAAGAATTGTCATATTTATTGTTAGTTAAAGATACGATTATTAAAATGTTCtcataattttaaagttttactATATACCACCTCCATTTACTAGATACTACTTCTCGAAATTTCCCCTTAACCCTTttaatcaaaacataataatttttactCTCAAACCCATTCGAATACCGAAACTATAATGGCTGATTATGATTCCAATTCGTCGGAAAATGAGTATTATTAGAAATACTGgtgggagtaattaattataaattggtgaaaATGTGACAACCCCACATGCTTATACGAGTGTTTAGGTTCAATCATGACCTAATTTCTAGAACTGGATATTATACTCTGTAGATCATTAGACttttctcaaattacagaaagatcactacaaaaacttttgttacaaaatggtcattgaactataacttttataacaaaaatgtttatattgttacaaaaagaacactaaacttttcatgaattacaaaaatgtCACTGGataataccttttattacaaaaggtcactgaactatgttcctttttgtaattttggcttgccacgtaagcaaaaatgttgcgtttttgcttaaaacgcaacgttttagatgactgaacccttttgtaataaaagatatatttcaatgaccattttgtaacaaaagttattttagtgacatttctgtaatttgaggaaAGCTTAGTGATCTACAAATTTTAATATCcaactagaactagttaataggtggttgaacctttacacttataaactcatttatatttgttctcctaagcaatgtgggattataTTTAACAAGTATCAAGATTTCAGAAAAATTATGGAGGTAATTTTTTTCGTTCATTTTGTTCGAATTTTTTCCATGGAGACGTTTCGAGAATTCATCTCCCTTTAAGGGGAAATGTTTCTCAGGGGAGACGGATCCTGGAAAGGGGAGGCGTTTTCGAAGGGAAGATGTTTCCATATTTCGTCTCCAtggaaaaaatcgaaaaaataagaatttaaacaAAAACTTATTGAGCGATTTCCGCCTCTTTCTCCGTTAGATTCCGACATTTTCACACAAAAATTTTGATGCCCGTTCTTCGTGTTTGAATGTGACTTGAGAGGATTTGAATATGAGTTTTAGAACTCGGGTAAGGTAAAAGGGTATTTAAGTAAACTAGGGGCGACACCTAGTAATTTAGGGACGATATTTAGTAGTCcactaattttattatataagcATAAATGCAATGGCTccgtaatttttttatcaaaagatttgtttcaatttattaataaaaatacgaTTACAAGAGTCTCAAATCTCGCTTATATATCGAGCaaggaaaatattttattaattgattaatgAAATGCTTAAATACACATATTTCTAACTTAAATATGAGAGAAAACAAGAATCAAATGTCCAAATCTCGTTTGCAGCAGTTTTGGCTTCTTgttatttttgttgaattttgcAAACTCTCTCCACATGTCCTAATTGTCCACATTTGATGCATCTTGTATCCGGCCTTCACCTAAACCTTTATTGTAGGTGATTGATTTTCTTATAGTAACAACACGTTGGGCAGATTTGATTGTTATTGAACATTCTGGCTTTGAAGCC
This window contains:
- the LOC126688223 gene encoding uncharacterized protein LOC126688223 isoform X1 is translated as MFSQGIGCHYALAETEVWTAYLESHRKAAPFMTKSLWYFEEFSMIYGKDRATGKDAQGVEDILEEIQVVEETGGGDNEVESEAHGTSEASVIGTNGKTDDASSKKQKSKGSSTESFTAESIMNAAILLSKEMKEIGKEISKSLGVELTIQEKAEQLFGVLNDIEGLTMIEKFAALRKIPKDPTQMLVFFSIPVEHKLLWVKEFLADTSF
- the LOC126688223 gene encoding uncharacterized protein LOC126688223 isoform X3, which encodes MDSLFRGKDAQGVEDILEEIQVVEETGGGDNEVESEAHGTSEASVIGTNGKTDDASSKKQKSKGSSTESFTAESIMNAAILLSKEMKEIGKEISKSLGVELTIQEKAEQLFGVLNDIEGLTMIEKFAALRKIPKDPTQMLVFFSIPVEHKLLWVKEFLADTSF
- the LOC126688223 gene encoding uncharacterized protein LOC126688223 isoform X2 translates to MTKSLWYFEEFSMIYGKDRATGKDAQGVEDILEEIQVVEETGGGDNEVESEAHGTSEASVIGTNGKTDDASSKKQKSKGSSTESFTAESIMNAAILLSKEMKEIGKEISKSLGVELTIQEKAEQLFGVLNDIEGLTMIEKFAALRKIPKDPTQMLVFFSIPVEHKLLWVKEFLADTSF
- the LOC126688223 gene encoding uncharacterized protein LOC126688223 isoform X4, producing the protein MSQGKDAQGVEDILEEIQVVEETGGGDNEVESEAHGTSEASVIGTNGKTDDASSKKQKSKGSSTESFTAESIMNAAILLSKEMKEIGKEISKSLGVELTIQEKAEQLFGVLNDIEGLTMIEKFAALRKIPKDPTQMLVFFSIPVEHKLLWVKEFLADTSF